One stretch of Arachis duranensis cultivar V14167 chromosome 1, aradu.V14167.gnm2.J7QH, whole genome shotgun sequence DNA includes these proteins:
- the LOC107475219 gene encoding histone H2A.1-like: protein MDETATVTAETTITTTTTTVKGAAGRRGGQKKKAVSKSTKAGLQFPVGRIARYMKNGRYSQRLGTGAPIYLAAVLEYLAAEVLELAGNAARDNKKNRINPRHVLLAVRNDDELGKLLQGVTIASGGVLPNINPVLLPKKSGGAAADKSAATKSPSRN, encoded by the exons ATGGACGAAACCGCCACCGTCACCGCCGAAACCAcaattaccaccaccaccaccactgtCAAGGGCGCCGCCGGAAGAAGAGGAGGCCAGAAGAAGAAAGCCGTTTCCAAGTCCACCAAAGCAGGCCTCCAATTCCCCGTCGGTCGCATTGCCAGGTACATGAAGAACGGCCGTTACTCTCAGCGGTTAGGCACCGGAGCTCCGATCTATCTCGCCGCCGTTCTCGAGTACCTCGCCGCCGAA GTTTTGGAACTAGCTGGAAATGCTGCGAGGGATAACAAGAAAAATAGGATCAATCCGAGGCACGTGTTGCTGGCTGTGAGAAACGACGATGAGTTAGGGAAATTGTTGCAAGGCGTCACCATCGCTAGCGGCGGCGTGTTGCCGAATATCAACCCCGTTTTGTTGCCGAAGAAGAGTGGTGGTGCTGCCGCAGACAAATCTGCGGCCACCAAGTCTCCTTCTcgtaattag